In one window of Megalops cyprinoides isolate fMegCyp1 chromosome 24, fMegCyp1.pri, whole genome shotgun sequence DNA:
- the LOC118770873 gene encoding E3 ubiquitin/ISG15 ligase TRIM25-like, which produces MEAASISVDQHQMSCTICRDLLKDPVAIPCGHSYCNGCIQGFWDKNDRRGVYSCPQCRETFTSRPALYKNTILAEVLEKLKKTGLRASPPAHCYAGPGDVACDVCTGRKCKAVKSCLECLASYCETDLILHDKLNRGKSHKLVEATGELQEKICSPHNKLLEIYCRTDQQCICLLCTVGEHRGHDTVSAAEEKTEKQKELGETQRKFQQRIQERENERQDLRQAVETLKRSAQAAVEDSERIFTELVRSIERRRSEVKELIRDQEKAAVSRAEGLLERLEQEISELRKRDAELEQLSHTEDHIHFLQSCKSLCGRPESGDLPSISVNLDVSFGFVRNSVSDLKEQLEDICKEKLDNISETVHKISIELPPEGEDMTEYYDSEEIDYDSPPSPVRANIKTPCLGEQKKSPPVVPKFVAPKLVAPKLVAPKLVAPKLVRIK; this is translated from the exons ATGGAAGCAGCAAGTATCTCAGTGGATCAGCACCAGATGAGCTGTACAATCTGTCGGGATCTACTGAAGGATCCGGTGGCTATTCCCTGCGGACACAGTTACTGTAATGGCTGCATCCAGGGATTCTGGGATAAGAATGATCGCAGGGGTGTctacagctgtccccagtgcagAGAGACCTTCACCTCAAGGCCTGCTCTGTACAAAAACACCATTCTGGCTGAAGTgctggagaaactgaagaagaCTGGACTCCGAgcttctcctcctgctcactgttacgCTGGACCTGGAGACGTGGCGTGTGATGTCTGCACCGGGAGAAAGTGCAAAGCTGTGAAGTCCTGTCTGGAATGCTTGGCTTCTTACTGTGAAACTGATCTTATTCTTCATGATAAACTCAACAGAGGGAAGTCTCACAAACTGGTCGAGGCCACAGGAGAACTTCAGGAAAAGATCTGCTCTCCTCACAACAAACTGCTGGAGATTTACTGTCGTACTGATCAGCAGTGTATCTGTCTGCTGTGTACAGTGGGGGAACACCGAGGCCATGACACAGTCTcagctgcagaggaaaaaactgagaaacag AAGGAGCTGGGGGAGACACAAAGGAAATTCCAGCAGagaatccaggagagagagaatgagaggcaggatctgagacaggctgtggagaCACTCAAG cgctctgcacaggcagcagtggaggacagtgagaggatTTTTACTGAGCTGGTCCGCTCCATTGAGAGAAGGCGCTCTGAGGTGAAagagctgatcagagatcaggagaaggctgcagtgagtcGAGCTGAAGGACTCTTGGAGCGACTGGAGCAGGAGATTTCTGagctgaggaagagagatgctgagctggagcagctttcacacacagaggatcacatccatttcctccag AGCTGTAAGTCTCTCTGTGGCCGTCCTGAAAGTGGAGACTTACCCAGCATCTCTGTGAATCTTGACGTCTCCTTTGGGTTTGTGAGGAACTCTGTGTCTGACCTGAAAGAGCAACTCGAAGACATCTGCAAGGAGAAATTAGACAACATCTCTGAAACAG TGCATAAGATCTCTATTGAGCTGCCTCCAGAGGGTGAAGACATGACTG AATATTATGACTCAGAAGAAATAGATTATGATTCCCCACCTTCCCCGGTACGAGCCAACATAAAAACACCATGCCTGGGAGAACAGAAGAAGAGTCCACCTGTGGTTCCAAAGTTTGTGGCTCCAAAGCTTGTGGCTCCAAAGCTTGTGGCTCCAAAGCTTGTGGCTCCAAAGCTTGTGCGcataaaatga